From Paenibacillus graminis, a single genomic window includes:
- a CDS encoding CapA family protein — translation MTEIQIAAVGDLMVKRYIISEARQSDGTYSFDPLFAKVAPYLKQADLTIGNLETTFAGNGPNSRRTLRSSGPIFKCPDELAPALKKAGFDVLVTANNHCMDYGVPGLIRTLHVLDRHGLSHTGTSRSLEESRQVLIQNVKGIKIGILSYTAGTNRIPVPAGRPWLVNRIDTAKISREIRELKKKADLVLLYMHFGNEYHYTPNKRQKQLVNLFFKNGANIILGSHPHVLQPMESRGKKKFVIYSLGNFVSTKLMNIPYTQSGIILNLTIQKDPKGHTNITSVNYIPTGVDRRMTSGGRSTEIVPLRDVLKPGVSDRTGRRNNLNRMLNHTESILKREKSRH, via the coding sequence ATGACGGAAATACAAATAGCTGCTGTGGGAGACCTTATGGTCAAACGGTATATTATTTCGGAGGCCAGACAGTCTGACGGCACCTATTCGTTCGACCCCTTGTTTGCGAAGGTGGCTCCATATCTGAAACAGGCAGATCTGACGATCGGAAATCTTGAAACCACCTTTGCCGGAAACGGGCCAAACTCCCGGAGAACGCTACGGTCTTCCGGCCCGATATTCAAGTGCCCGGATGAACTGGCCCCGGCGCTAAAAAAAGCCGGGTTTGATGTCTTAGTAACGGCAAACAATCACTGTATGGATTATGGGGTCCCGGGTCTGATCCGGACGCTGCATGTACTGGACCGCCATGGCCTCAGCCATACCGGTACCTCCAGGTCATTGGAAGAATCCAGGCAAGTTCTGATCCAGAACGTAAAAGGGATTAAGATCGGAATCCTCTCCTATACGGCAGGAACCAACAGGATTCCCGTACCGGCGGGCCGGCCATGGCTCGTCAACCGGATTGATACCGCCAAAATCAGCCGGGAAATCCGGGAATTAAAAAAGAAGGCCGATCTGGTTTTGCTGTATATGCATTTTGGAAACGAATATCACTATACGCCCAACAAGAGGCAAAAACAGCTGGTAAACCTCTTCTTTAAAAATGGCGCCAACATCATTCTGGGATCTCATCCGCATGTTCTCCAGCCCATGGAATCCCGGGGAAAGAAAAAATTTGTGATTTATTCGCTGGGTAACTTTGTGTCTACTAAACTTATGAATATTCCTTATACACAAAGCGGAATCATTCTTAATCTCACCATTCAAAAGGATCCAAAAGGACACACGAATATCACCAGCGTCAATTACATCCCGACCGGCGTGGACCGGAGAATGACAAGCGGCGGCAGAAGTACTGAGATTGTCCCTCTCCGCGATGTATTGAAGCCGGGCGTTTCAGATCGGACGGGCCGGCGGAATAATCTGAATCGGATGTTGAACCATACCGAGTCCATTCTGAAGAGGGAAAAGAGCCGTCATTAA
- a CDS encoding ROK family protein, whose protein sequence is MLPIHELIPNSRTKDMYLSVRKKGTVSKQTLLEESGLTVSTLTRILDELLAQNLLLEVGFGESTGGRRPTLYETNPTYGYVFGLEISRTFSKLVLADLHLNLLDEYSWTMDEHATPERLIESVHAQVLHMLEQTSIDISQVIGLGIGAVGPLDRKEGTILQPAGFAAPGWSQVPVRERLEQLLDVPVCLDNGANTALLGEYWASGDRRQHQLLYLHAGIGLRSAIMNEGRILYGVIDTEGAVGQMIIESSGVPSSVPGGNSGAWESYVSIRTLEMQAREEWKRGRPTLLRELADRPEDIEFAHLIEALQAGDSVVNGIFGQAAAYCGIGLANLINVLHPEEVILGGPLFSAADFFFQEATRTALERTYYREQYKVRFTQGSLSDTAVAAGAAALILNQLTG, encoded by the coding sequence GTGCTGCCTATTCATGAACTTATTCCTAATTCCAGAACCAAAGATATGTACTTATCTGTCCGAAAAAAAGGGACCGTATCCAAACAAACACTGCTGGAGGAAAGCGGCCTGACTGTCAGCACCTTGACCCGGATTCTTGACGAGCTGCTTGCCCAGAACCTGCTGCTGGAGGTAGGCTTCGGGGAATCTACGGGCGGCAGACGGCCCACCCTGTATGAAACTAATCCAACCTATGGCTATGTCTTCGGCCTGGAAATCTCCCGGACGTTTTCCAAGCTTGTGCTTGCTGATCTCCATCTAAATCTCCTGGATGAATATTCATGGACTATGGATGAACATGCCACGCCGGAACGCCTGATCGAATCGGTTCATGCCCAGGTGCTGCACATGCTGGAGCAAACCTCCATTGACATCAGCCAAGTTATCGGGCTTGGTATCGGAGCCGTCGGCCCCTTGGACCGCAAGGAAGGAACGATTCTGCAGCCAGCCGGCTTTGCAGCTCCGGGCTGGTCGCAGGTGCCGGTCAGAGAACGGCTGGAGCAGCTTCTTGATGTGCCGGTGTGTCTGGATAATGGAGCCAATACCGCACTGCTTGGCGAATATTGGGCCAGCGGCGACCGGCGGCAGCATCAGCTGCTCTATCTCCATGCCGGGATCGGGCTGCGCTCTGCGATTATGAACGAAGGCCGGATTCTTTATGGTGTCATCGACACGGAAGGGGCTGTCGGCCAGATGATCATTGAGAGCTCCGGCGTTCCTTCCAGCGTGCCGGGGGGCAATTCCGGCGCATGGGAATCCTATGTTTCTATCCGCACCCTGGAAATGCAGGCCCGGGAGGAATGGAAACGCGGCAGACCCACCTTGCTCCGTGAGCTGGCCGACCGCCCGGAGGACATTGAATTTGCACATTTAATTGAAGCGTTGCAGGCCGGGGATTCCGTGGTAAATGGCATATTCGGGCAGGCTGCGGCCTATTGCGGCATTGGTCTGGCCAATCTGATTAATGTTCTCCATCCGGAGGAAGTCATTCTGGGCGGCCCCCTGTTCTCGGCTGCGGATTTTTTCTTTCAGGAAGCCACAAGGACAGCCCTCGAAAGGACCTATTACCGGGAGCAATACAAGGTCCGCTTCACTCAGGGCAGCTTAAGCGACACAGCCGTCGCCGCCGGGGCGGCCGCCCTCATACTGAATCAGCTTACCGGTTGA
- a CDS encoding glycosyl hydrolase, which translates to MTNGETNGRSNRITNRLTNLWDELKNPPAAYRSVPLWSWNDRLEKKELERQIEEMHLAGIGGFFMHARGGLQTPYMGEEWMEAIRTSIEKSRELGMNAWFYDENGWPSGFADGKVPAKGLDYQQKRLVCEQAPFQDVPAERIIGWYAAGAEGEAGYRLLPPGEEAHADLRICYDVNPYYTDTLSAMAVKEFIDTTYERYWRQFGEEYGRELSGVFTDEPQFGRGGLPWSFELEEVFSTRHGGNLKEVLPSLFLETENCSAARYAYWETVTFMFTQAYAKQIGDWCADKGWSATGHVVDEQELMHQVTSVGDPMAFYEHLQIPGCDWLGRFVGTDAMVPKQVSSVARQLGKKRTVTESFGCSGWNVSFADLKRIGEWQFVHGINLMCQHLQGYSLRGLRKRDYPPSLFYQQPWWSDYKGFNDYFARLSLLLSEGTGQAEVLLLHPVRTAWTLQRGADYSAVIPYHDAFARLARWLCQSLIEHDYGSEGIIAGHGRVSGGSFIVGEAAYRVVIVPPSVTVGRHTAELLREFSAQGGTLIAFEPYPVLVDGQEDAEFARFMQAAVLPEWSGEALCRAVSAGVGPFLRISGGNGERVAADTLNVRTLELAGSILHYVVNSGTEFYPLLNIQLTRQGIVSLVDLETGEIRPLEQEQVQVVQKQRGQELQPQGVRLQLPLHPGQSYMLKVDPLPDSASFAEDNKAVASEGPGEDSANQDVVAVRPADIREHADMRAAAAVKLGHAGEERSVREQTVHQERSQIVLAADWEIVHAGLNSLTLDNARLRVDGGEWSEPQPVIFIQEQLLAYGRTVTAELEFAFAVSFDTTRQREMYLVIERPDELEIELNGARVETAGSGWWQDISFRTIDISGLAATGRNTLVLRMEFRSSQEISERLARARAFEAEGNKLTIDQELESIYLLGDFGVHSSSGFTDGERSAVCTEGPFQLTEPARRVQTGDLTRQGFPFFSGSLRIRQTLALDAAQASDAQWFFQAPPDAIVTKLFINGLEVRSFLWEPYHADISSFLHSGSNVIELEMTGSCRNLLGPHHHIKGEVYKVGPDSYKDKPGWTDKDLDKDTHVYQTRYAFVKFGLAASPLIDVEQPPFADFSIL; encoded by the coding sequence ATGACTAACGGGGAAACGAACGGCCGGTCGAACCGGATAACGAACAGGCTGACGAATCTGTGGGATGAACTGAAGAACCCGCCTGCCGCATACCGCTCCGTTCCGCTCTGGTCCTGGAATGACCGGCTGGAAAAAAAGGAGCTGGAGCGGCAGATTGAAGAGATGCACCTGGCGGGAATCGGCGGCTTCTTCATGCATGCCCGGGGCGGGCTGCAAACGCCGTACATGGGCGAAGAATGGATGGAGGCCATCCGCACTTCGATTGAGAAAAGCCGCGAGCTGGGGATGAATGCCTGGTTCTATGACGAGAACGGTTGGCCCAGCGGTTTTGCAGACGGGAAGGTTCCCGCCAAAGGGCTGGACTATCAGCAGAAACGGCTGGTTTGTGAACAGGCTCCCTTTCAGGATGTTCCAGCGGAACGGATCATCGGCTGGTACGCCGCTGGAGCGGAGGGAGAAGCGGGCTACCGGCTGCTGCCCCCGGGTGAAGAAGCCCATGCTGATCTTCGAATCTGCTATGATGTGAATCCTTACTATACGGATACGCTCAGTGCTATGGCTGTAAAAGAATTTATCGACACCACTTATGAGCGCTACTGGAGGCAATTTGGAGAAGAATACGGCAGGGAGCTGAGCGGTGTATTCACGGATGAGCCCCAGTTCGGCCGGGGCGGGCTGCCTTGGTCTTTTGAGCTGGAGGAGGTGTTCAGTACAAGACATGGCGGCAACTTGAAGGAGGTTCTGCCATCCCTCTTCTTGGAAACGGAGAACTGCAGTGCGGCCAGATATGCTTACTGGGAGACCGTAACCTTTATGTTCACGCAGGCCTACGCCAAGCAAATCGGGGACTGGTGCGCAGACAAGGGCTGGTCGGCGACCGGACATGTCGTTGATGAGCAGGAGCTGATGCACCAGGTGACCTCTGTCGGCGATCCGATGGCCTTCTATGAGCATCTGCAGATTCCCGGCTGCGACTGGCTGGGCCGGTTCGTCGGAACCGATGCCATGGTGCCGAAGCAGGTCAGCTCGGTGGCCCGCCAGCTCGGCAAAAAGCGGACGGTCACCGAGAGCTTCGGCTGCTCCGGCTGGAACGTCAGCTTCGCGGACCTCAAGCGAATTGGCGAGTGGCAGTTTGTGCACGGCATCAATCTGATGTGCCAGCATTTGCAGGGGTACTCCTTAAGAGGGCTGCGCAAGCGGGATTACCCGCCGTCCCTGTTCTATCAGCAGCCGTGGTGGAGTGACTATAAAGGCTTCAACGACTATTTTGCCCGGCTGTCCCTGCTGCTGTCCGAAGGCACCGGCCAGGCGGAGGTGCTTCTGCTGCATCCGGTGCGCACAGCCTGGACGCTGCAGCGCGGCGCAGATTATTCCGCTGTGATCCCTTATCATGACGCATTCGCCCGGCTCGCCAGATGGCTGTGCCAAAGCCTGATTGAGCACGACTATGGCAGCGAGGGCATTATCGCCGGACATGGCCGGGTCAGCGGCGGCAGCTTCATAGTCGGCGAAGCGGCATACCGCGTAGTGATAGTGCCGCCAAGTGTGACGGTGGGCCGGCATACGGCAGAGCTGCTTCGGGAATTTTCTGCGCAGGGCGGGACGCTGATTGCTTTTGAGCCTTATCCGGTACTGGTTGACGGGCAGGAGGATGCAGAGTTCGCACGCTTCATGCAGGCAGCTGTCCTGCCGGAATGGAGCGGCGAAGCATTGTGCCGGGCGGTGTCTGCCGGGGTTGGACCATTCCTCCGTATTTCCGGCGGGAACGGGGAACGTGTTGCTGCGGATACACTCAATGTGCGGACGCTGGAGCTTGCAGGTTCGATTCTGCATTATGTGGTGAACTCCGGCACGGAGTTCTACCCGCTGCTGAATATACAGCTGACCCGCCAGGGCATAGTTTCACTGGTTGATCTGGAAACCGGAGAGATCCGTCCGCTGGAGCAGGAGCAGGTGCAGGTGGTGCAGAAGCAGAGGGGGCAGGAACTACAGCCACAGGGCGTGCGCCTGCAGCTCCCGCTGCATCCCGGCCAATCCTATATGCTGAAGGTTGATCCGCTCCCGGATTCAGCTTCGTTTGCCGAGGACAACAAGGCGGTTGCATCTGAGGGGCCCGGAGAGGACTCGGCAAACCAAGATGTTGTAGCAGTGAGACCGGCGGATATTAGGGAGCATGCAGATATGCGGGCAGCAGCGGCAGTGAAGCTGGGGCATGCCGGGGAAGAGCGAAGTGTGCGGGAACAAACGGTCCATCAAGAACGTTCGCAGATAGTGCTTGCCGCAGATTGGGAAATTGTACATGCCGGTCTCAACAGCCTGACGCTGGACAACGCACGCCTTCGTGTAGATGGCGGCGAATGGTCGGAGCCGCAGCCTGTGATTTTTATCCAGGAACAGCTGCTGGCTTATGGCCGGACGGTGACGGCGGAACTGGAATTTGCATTTGCAGTCAGCTTCGATACCACGAGGCAGCGGGAGATGTATCTCGTAATCGAACGGCCGGACGAGCTGGAGATTGAGCTGAACGGGGCCAGGGTAGAGACGGCCGGCAGCGGCTGGTGGCAGGATATCTCGTTCAGAACGATCGACATTAGCGGCCTGGCGGCTACAGGCCGGAACACGCTGGTTCTGCGAATGGAATTCCGCAGCTCGCAGGAAATTTCGGAGCGGCTGGCGCGGGCCAGGGCGTTTGAAGCAGAAGGCAACAAGCTGACGATTGATCAAGAGCTGGAAAGCATCTATCTGCTCGGCGATTTTGGAGTCCATTCCAGCTCAGGGTTCACGGACGGGGAGCGGAGCGCTGTATGTACAGAAGGGCCTTTTCAATTGACGGAACCGGCCCGGCGGGTACAGACGGGGGATTTGACCCGTCAGGGTTTTCCGTTCTTCTCCGGCAGCCTCCGTATACGGCAGACGCTGGCACTTGATGCAGCGCAAGCTTCGGATGCGCAATGGTTTTTTCAAGCCCCCCCTGACGCAATAGTAACCAAGCTGTTCATCAACGGATTGGAGGTGCGCAGCTTCCTGTGGGAGCCGTATCACGCAGACATTTCTTCTTTTTTGCACAGCGGGAGCAACGTCATTGAACTGGAGATGACGGGCAGCTGCCGTAATCTGCTGGGACCGCATCATCATATCAAAGGTGAAGTTTACAAGGTTGGGCCGGACAGCTATAAGGATAAGCCGGGCTGGACCGACAAGGACCTGGATAAGGATACGCATGTGTATCAGACGCGGTACGCTTTTGTGAAGTTTGGACTGGCTGCTTCTCCGCTCATCGATGTAGAGCAGCCTCCCTTTGCCGATTTTTCAATTCTTTAG
- a CDS encoding DUF6138 family protein yields the protein MDHTLEALLDEMKQEIDQWVAYISNIDAEKIVKRTPLQVGIHGHALLEYARGRVDVTDGELDLTMPEGKGGPNEWLTGEQVREQIVPELASYMQHKLNGMPPAIIDYQFTFNGKFRVREGGVNVRILEYVDETKKKLLLDRISAYIGNKLEAGQYPTKPLETFFLSRHLLDEGLFPEADPGRIISVFENIQQLNKGNKHLAEHRNHLSGALRNWVENHWLPRYFDNTGTEWQKVYKKKSDARLDNTEQGLVELVLYSAILILKYDPSYSRSAGLAMLNCAVELGSARAKRLTVEGSGTFAREDISLRDEFAECTANDVFAEVTIAIKQETEESYARALRFLTRLLSLGFPKSYQIKLKSSVKQWLPVKGLAKSGTHRFFANALEYPKLHPLLEEYAGVAMETFEWYTDTEGEKSCMPGSYAVFGLGLADRAYFPLVEQYMEKVDEEHQSVQNGFTVALAGRHGVNAETISTLVKCMLHSGDSMKLKIGAELADDRHLRLLIDQVRGLKRHEVEHIVYLVWGGTDKLKRIAGKAEGERGKWLSELAQAASRG from the coding sequence ATGGATCACACACTGGAAGCGCTTTTAGACGAAATGAAACAGGAGATTGACCAATGGGTAGCCTATATTAGCAATATCGACGCGGAAAAAATCGTGAAACGCACCCCGCTGCAGGTGGGGATTCACGGTCATGCTCTGCTCGAATATGCCAGGGGCAGGGTGGACGTGACGGATGGGGAGCTCGATTTAACGATGCCGGAAGGCAAGGGCGGCCCCAACGAGTGGCTGACCGGGGAACAAGTGCGGGAGCAGATCGTCCCTGAGCTTGCTTCCTACATGCAGCATAAATTGAACGGGATGCCGCCGGCAATAATCGATTATCAATTTACTTTTAACGGCAAGTTCCGGGTGCGGGAAGGCGGGGTCAACGTCCGTATTCTTGAATACGTCGACGAGACGAAGAAGAAACTGCTGCTGGACCGAATCTCCGCCTATATCGGGAATAAGCTCGAAGCGGGACAATATCCGACCAAACCCTTGGAGACGTTTTTCCTGTCCAGGCATCTGTTGGATGAGGGACTGTTTCCGGAGGCGGACCCTGGCCGGATCATTTCTGTTTTCGAGAACATTCAACAATTGAATAAAGGAAACAAACATCTAGCCGAGCACCGGAATCATCTGAGCGGGGCTTTGCGGAATTGGGTGGAGAACCATTGGTTGCCCCGTTATTTCGATAATACAGGAACAGAGTGGCAGAAAGTATACAAGAAAAAAAGCGATGCCCGGCTGGACAATACCGAGCAAGGTCTAGTCGAACTGGTCCTTTATTCCGCAATCCTGATTCTGAAATATGATCCTTCCTATAGCAGAAGTGCGGGGCTGGCGATGTTGAATTGCGCTGTCGAGTTGGGAAGCGCCCGGGCCAAACGTCTGACTGTGGAAGGCAGCGGAACGTTCGCCCGGGAAGATATCAGCCTTCGTGATGAATTTGCGGAATGCACAGCCAACGATGTGTTTGCCGAAGTGACCATAGCCATTAAGCAAGAAACGGAGGAGAGCTACGCACGTGCGCTCCGGTTTCTTACCCGCTTGCTAAGCTTGGGTTTCCCTAAGAGCTATCAAATCAAGCTGAAGTCCTCCGTCAAACAATGGCTGCCGGTCAAAGGATTGGCCAAGTCGGGCACGCACCGTTTCTTTGCCAACGCTTTGGAGTATCCGAAACTGCATCCTTTGCTGGAGGAGTACGCCGGGGTGGCGATGGAAACCTTCGAATGGTATACGGATACGGAAGGGGAAAAAAGCTGCATGCCGGGCAGTTATGCGGTCTTCGGCCTTGGACTCGCGGATCGGGCTTATTTTCCATTAGTAGAACAATATATGGAGAAGGTCGACGAAGAACACCAGTCCGTTCAGAACGGCTTCACGGTAGCTTTGGCCGGACGGCATGGCGTTAACGCGGAGACCATTTCTACGCTGGTGAAGTGCATGCTGCATAGCGGCGATTCGATGAAGCTGAAGATCGGTGCCGAGCTGGCAGACGACAGGCATCTCAGGCTGCTGATAGATCAAGTTCGCGGTCTTAAACGCCATGAAGTGGAGCATATCGTATACTTGGTCTGGGGCGGAACGGACAAGCTGAAAAGAATCGCCGGAAAAGCCGAAGGGGAGCGGGGGAAATGGCTCTCCGAGCTGGCGCAGGCCGCCAGCCGCGGCTAA